A stretch of Castanea sativa cultivar Marrone di Chiusa Pesio chromosome 2, ASM4071231v1 DNA encodes these proteins:
- the LOC142624367 gene encoding enoyl-CoA delta isomerase 2, peroxisomal-like, which translates to MCTLEKRGNLFFLTLTGDDDHRFSLTLIETLIFALSQVKSQAVHGSALITTAHGKFFSNGFDLAWAQSAGSSSGAVARLHHLVSSFKPVVSALLSLPMPTIAALPGHAAAAGFLLALSHDYVLMRRDRGVLYMSEVDIGLTFPDYFTALMRSKIGSASARRDILLTGKKVKGEEAVRMGIVDSAAHDSEEGVVEAAVRLGEQLVKRKWNGEVYAEIRKSLYPEICGVLGLVPKTVVASSKL; encoded by the coding sequence ATGTGCACATTAGAGAAGCGCGGCAACCTCTTCTTCCTAACCCTAACCGGCGACGACGACCACCGTTTCAGCCTAACTCTCATCGAAACCCTCATCTTCGCTCTCTCCCAAGTCAAATCCCAAGCCGTCCATGGCTCCGCACTCATCACCACCGCCCACGGCAAATTCTTCTCCAACGGCTTCGACCTCGCATGGGCCCAATCCGCCGGCTCCTCCTCCGGCGCCGTAGCTCGACTCCACCACCTGGTTTCTTCCTTCAAACCCGTCGTCTCCGCTCTCCTTTCCCTCCCTATGCCCACCATCGCCGCCCTCCCCGGCCACGCCGCCGCCGCCGGATTCCTCCTCGCTCTCAGCCACGACTACGTCCTCATGAGGCGCGATCGGGGCGTGCTGTACATGAGCGAGGTCGATATTGGACTCACTTTCCCAGATTACTTCACGGCTCTGATGAGGTCAAAGATCGGCTCCGCCTCGGCTCGGCGTGATATATTGCTGACCGGGAAGAAGGTTAAGGGAGAAGAGGCGGTGAGGATGGGAATCGTGGACTCGGCGGCGCACGATAGCGAGGAGGGTGTGGTTGAAGCTGCAGTGCGCCTTGGGGAGCAATTGGTGAAGAGGAAGTGGAACGGTGAGGTGTATGCGGAGATCAGGAAGAGTTTGTATCCGGAGATATGTGGCGTGCTTGGATTGGTTCCTAAAACCGTTGTGGCCTCGTCTAAGCTTTGA